A single Calditerricola satsumensis DNA region contains:
- a CDS encoding transcription repressor NadR, with translation MAPKRKLSGEARRSAIVALLKTASGPVTGAELAEKTGVSRQVIVQDIALLKARNAPIVATPQGYLWLEAPNPPLVTRVVACRHTPDETERELLLLVDHGVKVVDVIVEHPIYGELRGTLMIQSREDVRRFIEKMRAERATLLSSLTGGLHLHTLQAPDPSRLDRACQALKEAGILVDALAGDDIPLGRL, from the coding sequence ATGGCGCCCAAACGGAAGTTGTCCGGCGAAGCGCGGCGCAGCGCCATCGTCGCGCTCTTAAAAACGGCCAGCGGCCCCGTGACGGGAGCCGAACTGGCCGAGAAAACGGGGGTCAGCCGGCAGGTGATCGTGCAGGACATCGCCCTCTTGAAAGCGCGCAACGCGCCAATCGTCGCCACGCCGCAGGGCTACCTGTGGCTGGAGGCGCCGAATCCGCCCCTCGTCACCCGCGTCGTCGCCTGCCGCCACACGCCGGACGAGACGGAACGGGAGCTGCTTCTCCTCGTCGACCACGGCGTGAAGGTCGTCGACGTGATCGTCGAACACCCGATCTACGGCGAGCTGCGCGGCACGCTGATGATCCAGTCCCGTGAAGACGTTCGGCGGTTCATCGAGAAGATGCGCGCGGAAAGGGCCACCCTGCTCTCCTCGCTCACCGGCGGCCTGCACTTGCACACCCTGCAAGCCCCGGATCCCTCACGCCTCGACCGCGCCTGCCAAGCGCTGAAAGAGGCGGGCATCCTCGTCGACGCCCTCGCCGGGGACGACATCCCCCTCGGCCGCCTGTAA
- a CDS encoding glycerophosphodiester phosphodiesterase — MPPFLLYAHRGASRHAPENTLAAFRRAIADGANGLELDVQLSKDGVPIVLHDEWLGRTVSGRGWVRDHTWDELARLDAGAWFSPAYSGEPIPTLEDVCRLVADTDLVLNVELKTQLVPQPGIEERVTALLRRYALLPRTVISSFSIATLQTVRRIAPDATIAVLYWGELHRPWRLAAALGAPYLHPPEAAVTPRYVKEAHRCGLRVVPYTVNNPAVAKRLVAWGVDGLITDDPGRIRRAIGPLRKANAAATRRARNRLLRKRRRKSDNRPPTETPPATS; from the coding sequence ATGCCCCCCTTTCTTCTCTACGCCCACCGCGGCGCATCGCGTCACGCCCCGGAAAACACCCTCGCCGCCTTTCGCCGGGCCATCGCCGACGGCGCCAACGGCCTGGAGCTGGATGTGCAGCTTTCGAAAGACGGCGTGCCGATTGTGCTGCACGACGAATGGCTGGGGCGCACCGTGAGCGGCCGGGGATGGGTGCGCGACCACACGTGGGACGAACTGGCGCGCCTCGACGCCGGTGCGTGGTTTTCCCCGGCCTATTCCGGCGAGCCGATCCCGACCCTCGAGGACGTGTGCCGGCTCGTCGCCGACACGGATCTGGTTCTCAACGTTGAGCTGAAGACGCAGCTCGTTCCCCAGCCGGGCATCGAGGAGCGCGTCACCGCCCTCCTGCGCCGGTATGCCCTGCTCCCCCGCACGGTGATCTCCTCCTTCTCCATCGCCACCCTGCAAACCGTCCGCCGCATCGCTCCCGACGCGACCATCGCCGTCTTGTATTGGGGCGAATTGCACCGCCCGTGGCGGCTCGCCGCCGCCCTTGGCGCCCCGTACCTGCACCCGCCGGAAGCCGCCGTCACGCCCCGTTACGTGAAGGAGGCGCACCGGTGTGGCCTGCGCGTCGTCCCGTACACGGTGAACAACCCTGCCGTCGCCAAACGGCTTGTCGCGTGGGGCGTCGACGGCCTGATCACCGATGATCCGGGGCGAATTCGGCGCGCCATCGGCCCTCTGCGAAAGGCAAACGCCGCGGCAACACGCCGCGCCCGCAACCGTCTTCTCCGGAAACGTCGCCGGAAATCCGACAATCGGCCCCCAACCGAAACGCCCCCGGCCACATCCTAG
- a CDS encoding methyl-accepting chemotaxis protein, with the protein MILFLFAAGNAVAWGMLRSVAQDVVRMEAEGQTMTQMMELKAQLRSLSLRVLEYLLDPNPQTLEEYRAQQEAFAAQAMQVQKRLQPEQQVAFQQVLAQYAAFRQLLEERLLPAVQRGDAAEVKRLEKEMTAVRRALIAEIDRLVKAENDQFAAVSARTQANATTTATIQTVVFVLASAVGLTVAVLFTRYLTRPLEQIAAVAQRVAQGDLRLEPLPVRSRDELGRLAQAVNEMVDQLRGMIHNVQGAARQLAASADALSAGAEQTAQAAQEIAQSVQTVASGAESQVRVTEESARAMEEMAAGIQRIAEAMATVEQSAAAGTQTAEEGSRLVQQAIGQMETIAQTVTRTANDVRALADRSQEIETITAVITEIAEQTNLLALNAAIEAARAGEHGRGFSVVADEVRKLAEQAKGSAQEIVALIRGIQEETRQATAAMEATVQEVAAGKEAVRQAGEAFARIASAMHTVNGQVQEVASVSEELSAGSEEVTASVEEVARLAKEASGSAEQAAAATEEQLASMEEMAGSATSLRELAQTLRQTVDAFRV; encoded by the coding sequence TTGATCCTTTTCTTGTTTGCCGCGGGCAACGCGGTGGCGTGGGGGATGTTGCGGTCCGTGGCCCAGGATGTCGTCCGCATGGAAGCGGAAGGCCAGACGATGACGCAGATGATGGAGCTGAAGGCCCAGTTGCGTTCGCTGTCCCTCCGCGTGCTGGAGTACCTGCTCGATCCGAACCCGCAGACGCTAGAGGAGTACCGCGCGCAGCAGGAGGCCTTTGCCGCGCAGGCCATGCAGGTGCAAAAGCGGCTGCAGCCGGAGCAGCAGGTGGCCTTCCAGCAGGTGTTGGCCCAGTACGCCGCGTTCCGGCAATTGCTTGAGGAGCGGCTGTTGCCCGCGGTGCAGCGCGGCGATGCCGCCGAGGTCAAACGGCTGGAAAAGGAGATGACTGCGGTTCGCCGCGCGCTGATTGCCGAGATCGACCGGCTGGTAAAGGCCGAGAACGATCAGTTTGCCGCCGTTTCTGCCCGCACGCAGGCGAATGCCACAACCACCGCCACCATACAGACGGTCGTGTTTGTTCTGGCTTCGGCTGTGGGCCTGACCGTCGCGGTTTTGTTCACGCGGTACCTGACGCGTCCGCTGGAGCAAATCGCCGCGGTGGCCCAGCGCGTGGCCCAAGGCGACTTGCGTCTCGAACCGCTCCCCGTTCGTTCCCGCGATGAGCTGGGGCGCCTGGCCCAGGCCGTCAACGAGATGGTGGATCAGCTGAGGGGGATGATTCACAACGTTCAGGGAGCCGCCCGCCAACTGGCCGCCTCGGCCGATGCCTTGTCGGCCGGCGCCGAGCAGACGGCGCAGGCGGCGCAGGAGATTGCCCAGTCCGTGCAGACGGTGGCCAGCGGCGCCGAATCGCAGGTGCGGGTGACGGAGGAGAGCGCGCGGGCGATGGAGGAGATGGCCGCGGGCATCCAGCGCATCGCCGAGGCCATGGCCACGGTGGAGCAGTCGGCTGCCGCGGGGACCCAGACGGCCGAGGAGGGAAGCCGGTTGGTGCAGCAGGCCATTGGGCAGATGGAAACCATTGCCCAAACCGTCACCCGGACGGCGAACGACGTGCGCGCGCTGGCCGACCGGTCGCAAGAAATCGAAACGATTACCGCCGTCATCACCGAAATCGCCGAGCAGACCAACCTTCTCGCCCTTAACGCGGCCATCGAGGCGGCGCGCGCCGGCGAACACGGCCGCGGGTTCAGCGTGGTGGCCGACGAAGTGCGCAAGCTGGCGGAGCAGGCCAAGGGGTCGGCTCAGGAAATCGTTGCCTTGATCCGCGGCATTCAGGAGGAAACGCGACAAGCGACGGCCGCCATGGAGGCCACGGTTCAGGAGGTGGCAGCGGGGAAGGAGGCGGTTCGCCAGGCGGGGGAAGCCTTTGCCCGCATCGCGTCCGCCATGCACACGGTGAACGGACAGGTGCAGGAGGTGGCGTCCGTCTCCGAAGAGCTGTCGGCGGGTTCCGAGGAGGTCACCGCGTCGGTGGAAGAGGTGGCACGGCTGGCGAAGGAAGCGTCGGGGAGCGCCGAGCAGGCGGCCGCGGCCACGGAAGAGCAGCTGGCGTCGATGGAGGAGATGGCCGGCTCGGCGACTTCGCTCCGCGAATTGGCCCAGACGCTGCGGCAAACGGTGGACGCATTCCGCGTGTGA
- the selD gene encoding selenide, water dikinase SelD, with the protein MTERERIKLTALSTKAGUGCKIGPQDLAHVLRHLPRSEGDPRLLVGFETSDDAGVFRLTDDMALVQTVDYFTPIVDDPYWFGAIAAANALSDVYAMGGKPLTALNIVGFPIKKLDPAILADILRGAAEKVREAGATLVGGHSIDDQEPKFGLAVTGVVHPDKVWRNCGACPGDKLILTKPIGVGVLTTAIKRDRLDEEGTRRVTEVMATLNKAAAEVLASFSVHACTDVTGFGLLGHAYEMAAGSGVGLRIEAERVPILPGARELAAEGIVPGGSRANAQWLADKVDFADGVDEATRLVLCDAVTSGGLLVALPAAEADAALEALRKGGVEAALVGEAVAEQPGRIRVVP; encoded by the coding sequence ATGACGGAGCGCGAGCGGATCAAGCTGACGGCGCTGTCGACCAAGGCGGGGTGAGGGTGCAAGATCGGTCCCCAGGACCTGGCGCACGTGCTGCGCCACTTGCCCCGATCGGAAGGCGATCCCCGGCTGCTTGTGGGTTTCGAGACGTCGGACGATGCCGGCGTCTTTCGGCTGACCGACGACATGGCCTTGGTGCAGACAGTGGATTACTTCACGCCGATTGTCGATGACCCCTATTGGTTCGGGGCCATCGCCGCGGCCAACGCCCTCAGCGACGTCTACGCCATGGGCGGCAAACCCTTGACGGCCCTGAACATTGTCGGCTTTCCCATCAAAAAGCTCGATCCGGCCATCCTGGCCGATATCCTGCGCGGCGCCGCCGAAAAGGTGCGCGAAGCCGGGGCGACGCTGGTCGGCGGACACTCCATCGACGACCAGGAGCCGAAATTCGGCCTGGCCGTCACCGGCGTCGTTCATCCCGACAAGGTGTGGCGAAACTGCGGCGCCTGTCCGGGCGACAAGCTGATCCTCACCAAACCCATCGGCGTCGGCGTTCTCACCACGGCGATCAAGCGCGACCGGCTGGACGAGGAAGGGACGCGCCGTGTCACCGAGGTGATGGCCACGCTGAACAAGGCGGCCGCCGAGGTGCTGGCATCCTTCTCCGTGCACGCCTGCACCGACGTGACCGGTTTTGGCCTGCTGGGCCACGCCTACGAGATGGCCGCCGGCAGTGGGGTGGGGCTGCGCATCGAGGCCGAACGCGTCCCGATCTTGCCCGGGGCGCGGGAGCTGGCCGCCGAGGGCATCGTGCCGGGCGGATCGCGGGCCAACGCCCAGTGGCTAGCCGACAAGGTCGACTTCGCCGACGGCGTGGACGAGGCGACGCGCCTGGTGCTGTGCGACGCCGTCACCTCGGGCGGACTCCTCGTGGCCCTGCCGGCTGCCGAGGCGGACGCGGCCCTGGAGGCGCTGCGCAAGGGCGGCGTCGAGGCGGCCCTCGTCGGCGAGGCGGTGGCCGAGCAACCGGGACGCATTCGCGTGGTGCCGTAA
- the phnC gene encoding phosphonate ABC transporter ATP-binding protein — MLEIRGLVKRYPGAAEPALKGIDLTVAPGEFVAVLGRSGAGKSTLIRCINRLVEPTAGTITWNGQPITGLHPRELLRVRCGIGMIFQNFNLIPRLDVLTNVIVGRMCTLALWRSLLGVFPPKLIEEAMAALERVGIAHLAHRRVEELSGGQQQRVAIARVLMQKPKMILGDEPVSSLDPVTARAILDFLKELNETAGITMILNLHDVALAKAYATRIVGLARGMIVYDGPPEGVTDDVLAEIYPLDAVGV; from the coding sequence ATGCTCGAGATCCGCGGCTTGGTAAAGCGCTACCCCGGCGCGGCGGAGCCGGCCCTCAAGGGCATCGACCTCACGGTGGCCCCCGGGGAGTTCGTGGCCGTTCTCGGTCGCAGCGGGGCGGGAAAATCGACGCTGATCCGCTGCATCAACCGCCTGGTGGAGCCGACGGCAGGCACGATCACGTGGAACGGCCAGCCCATCACCGGCCTTCATCCGCGCGAGCTCCTGCGCGTGCGGTGCGGGATCGGGATGATCTTCCAAAACTTTAACCTTATCCCGCGCCTCGACGTGCTGACCAACGTCATCGTCGGCCGCATGTGCACCCTGGCGCTGTGGCGCAGCCTGCTCGGCGTGTTTCCACCGAAGCTGATCGAGGAGGCAATGGCCGCCCTCGAGCGCGTCGGGATCGCCCACCTGGCCCACCGCCGCGTGGAAGAGCTTTCCGGCGGCCAGCAGCAGCGCGTGGCCATTGCCCGCGTCCTGATGCAGAAGCCGAAGATGATCCTCGGCGACGAGCCGGTCTCCAGCCTCGATCCGGTGACGGCCCGCGCGATTCTCGATTTCCTCAAGGAGCTGAACGAGACGGCGGGCATCACGATGATCCTCAACCTTCACGACGTGGCTTTGGCCAAGGCGTATGCCACGCGCATCGTGGGCCTCGCCCGCGGCATGATCGTCTACGACGGGCCGCCGGAGGGCGTGACCGACGACGTGCTGGCCGAAATCTATCCCCTCGACGCGGTCGGCGTGTGA
- the phnE gene encoding phosphonate ABC transporter, permease protein PhnE, with product MRRRMAKRFGFFLLLAAAALWAARGTEVNPAQFRNLFNSVDLLRQFFPLDWTDAGRTFAAALVTLQMAFLGTLTALVMAFPAAFLAARNTAPSRGGYALVRGALNVLRAVPEIVIALLLVPMVGLGPFPGVLTIFLHNVGVLGKLISELIEAADPGPPEAVASTGARRLLVYLYGIVPQIWPNVLSQYFYRFEVAIRASLFLGLIGAGGIGEQLLIHFKLFQYSRMAVDILAIIVLVMAVDALGGVVRKRVI from the coding sequence ATGCGGCGCCGCATGGCGAAGCGCTTCGGGTTTTTCCTGCTGTTGGCTGCCGCGGCGCTCTGGGCGGCGCGGGGAACGGAGGTCAACCCGGCCCAATTCCGGAACCTGTTCAATTCGGTTGATCTGCTGCGCCAATTCTTCCCCCTCGATTGGACCGACGCCGGGCGGACCTTCGCCGCGGCCCTTGTGACGCTGCAGATGGCCTTTCTCGGCACGCTGACCGCCCTGGTGATGGCCTTTCCGGCCGCCTTTCTGGCTGCGCGCAACACGGCGCCGTCGCGCGGGGGGTACGCTCTGGTGCGCGGTGCGCTCAACGTGCTGCGGGCTGTTCCGGAGATCGTCATTGCCCTCTTGCTTGTGCCGATGGTGGGGCTGGGACCGTTTCCCGGGGTGCTGACGATCTTCCTGCACAACGTCGGCGTGCTGGGCAAGCTGATCTCGGAGCTGATCGAGGCGGCCGATCCCGGCCCGCCCGAAGCCGTGGCCTCCACGGGGGCGCGCCGCCTGCTCGTCTACCTTTACGGCATCGTGCCGCAGATCTGGCCGAACGTCCTGTCCCAGTATTTCTACCGGTTCGAGGTGGCCATTCGCGCGTCGCTCTTTTTGGGCCTCATCGGCGCGGGCGGCATCGGCGAGCAGCTGCTCATCCACTTCAAGCTCTTCCAGTATTCGCGCATGGCGGTGGACATCTTGGCCATCATCGTCCTCGTGATGGCCGTCGACGCCCTGGGCGGCGTCGTGCGAAAGCGGGTGATCTGA
- the phnD gene encoding phosphate/phosphite/phosphonate ABC transporter substrate-binding protein, whose product MAMRKRWISRLSFLTLALLLMAALAACNPGQAPEQGQGGGEQEKPFHIGVIPSQNQGDMQKAMNKLAQILEQKLGRDVEIKVYSDYNGVVEAMSYGHIDMAFFGPLTYVIAHEKSGAEAIITQLVDGKPYYYSYLIAHKDSPWNSLDDVVKHSKEIRLAFGDVNSTSGSLIPGLVLKKKGVFVDQNNHQFKSVVYTGNHDATALAVQNKQADVGAIDSAIFNVLKKEGKIDADAFKVIWQSEPLFQYPWAVKKGTSPEMIKKLQDAFVGIKDPEILNAFGASGFTTCSDKDYEAVRKAAKEAGRL is encoded by the coding sequence ATGGCGATGCGAAAACGGTGGATTTCGCGCTTGTCGTTCCTTACCTTGGCGCTGCTCCTTATGGCGGCGTTGGCCGCCTGCAACCCGGGGCAGGCGCCGGAGCAAGGGCAAGGCGGAGGGGAACAGGAAAAGCCCTTCCACATCGGCGTGATTCCCTCGCAGAACCAGGGCGACATGCAGAAGGCGATGAACAAGCTGGCCCAGATTCTGGAGCAGAAGCTGGGCCGCGACGTCGAGATCAAGGTGTACTCCGACTACAACGGCGTCGTCGAGGCGATGAGCTACGGTCACATCGACATGGCCTTCTTCGGTCCGCTGACCTATGTCATCGCCCACGAAAAGAGCGGGGCGGAAGCGATCATCACCCAGCTCGTTGACGGCAAGCCGTACTACTATTCGTACCTGATTGCGCACAAGGACAGCCCGTGGAACTCCCTCGACGATGTGGTGAAGCATTCCAAGGAGATCCGCCTGGCCTTCGGCGACGTCAATTCGACGTCGGGCTCCCTCATTCCGGGCTTGGTGCTGAAGAAGAAGGGCGTGTTCGTCGACCAGAACAACCATCAATTCAAGTCGGTCGTCTACACGGGGAACCACGACGCCACGGCACTGGCCGTGCAGAACAAGCAAGCCGACGTCGGGGCCATCGACAGCGCGATCTTCAACGTGCTGAAAAAGGAAGGAAAGATTGACGCCGACGCGTTCAAGGTGATCTGGCAATCGGAACCTCTCTTCCAGTACCCGTGGGCGGTGAAGAAGGGCACGTCGCCGGAGATGATCAAAAAGCTGCAGGACGCCTTCGTCGGCATCAAGGATCCGGAAATCCTCAACGCCTTTGGCGCCAGCGGCTTTACGACGTGCAGCGACAAGGACTACGAGGCGGTCCGCAAGGCGGCCAAAGAAGCGGGGCGGCTGTAA
- a CDS encoding glycosyltransferase, producing MRQQTKKAPRLPRVLLASPFLTANRGNTITVRRIAEALRRLGLEVETVAYAEGDGIFVPADVTHVFHASRFARFWQREKGHLAPPSPLVVTMTGTDVNVDLFDESGRYDVFWTLQHAAAVVLFSDEAREMLLTQWSGDPSRLYVVPQGLSPFPSAPPEDCARYVPPKRGFTFLLPAGIRPIKNVRFAVRGLKRLRERGLDVYLVIAGPVLDPAEGERVRRAAQEEREWVTYVGEVPHVCMPALYAQADVVLNTSRAEGQPAALIEALHFGVPVLASNVAGNRTIVRQEENGLLYTDLDEDDFAAKAARLVRDGALRRRLADAGRRDVAARFSAEAEARRLLAIYQAVWSGC from the coding sequence ATGAGACAGCAAACGAAGAAGGCGCCTCGCCTGCCACGCGTCCTTCTGGCCAGCCCGTTTTTGACGGCCAACCGCGGCAATACGATTACGGTGCGGCGCATTGCCGAGGCGCTGCGTCGGCTGGGCCTCGAGGTGGAAACGGTGGCCTATGCGGAAGGGGATGGAATCTTTGTCCCGGCTGACGTGACCCACGTCTTCCATGCCTCGCGCTTTGCCCGCTTCTGGCAACGCGAAAAGGGCCATCTTGCGCCTCCGTCGCCCCTGGTGGTGACGATGACGGGGACCGATGTCAACGTGGACCTGTTTGACGAAAGCGGCCGATACGACGTGTTCTGGACCCTCCAACACGCCGCCGCCGTCGTCTTGTTCAGTGACGAGGCGCGGGAGATGCTCCTGACGCAGTGGTCGGGTGATCCGAGCCGGCTGTACGTGGTGCCGCAGGGCTTGTCGCCGTTCCCGAGCGCGCCGCCGGAAGACTGTGCGCGGTATGTCCCGCCGAAGCGGGGGTTTACCTTTCTGCTTCCCGCCGGCATCCGGCCCATCAAAAACGTGCGGTTTGCGGTACGCGGGCTCAAGCGACTGCGCGAGCGGGGACTGGATGTATACCTCGTCATCGCCGGTCCGGTGCTGGATCCCGCCGAAGGGGAGCGCGTGCGGCGCGCCGCGCAGGAGGAGCGGGAATGGGTGACGTATGTGGGCGAGGTGCCGCACGTGTGTATGCCCGCTCTCTATGCGCAGGCCGACGTCGTGCTCAACACGTCGCGCGCCGAGGGACAGCCGGCGGCGCTGATCGAGGCGCTCCATTTCGGTGTGCCCGTGTTGGCGTCCAATGTGGCGGGGAACCGGACGATCGTGCGGCAGGAGGAGAACGGGCTCTTGTACACCGATCTCGACGAGGACGATTTTGCCGCCAAGGCGGCGCGGCTGGTTCGGGATGGCGCGCTGCGCCGGAGGCTGGCGGATGCCGGTCGGCGCGACGTCGCGGCGCGTTTTTCCGCCGAAGCGGAGGCGCGGCGTCTGCTCGCCATATACCAAGCGGTCTGGAGCGGTTGCTGA
- the mnmH gene encoding tRNA 2-selenouridine(34) synthase MnmH translates to MDISLHDVRQRPDAVYIDVRSPGEFAEGHIPGAHNVPLLDNDERAQVGTVYKHQGPSAAKRLGLALVAPKLPELIDRIRTLTGEGTPVIYCWRGGLRSKFVTMMAQFMDIPALRLIGGYKAYRRHVLAFHESPTWNGRFIVLHGNTGVGKTAILQRLAADGYPVLDLEALASHRGSVFGHIGLGSQPSQPLFEASLFETVDRLRDKPSLFLEAESRRIGSLLVPKWIMERKETGIHVWLTAELETRVQRIVAEYTPLDPETVRVQWREALASIEKRLERTVRAAIQDALDRYDFATAARLLLVHWYDPRYRHARERYVEQFEATIDAEDLDAAVDALKRLYDRLAATEPVAAGTGAADPRASE, encoded by the coding sequence ATGGACATTTCTCTTCACGACGTCCGCCAGCGTCCCGATGCGGTGTACATCGATGTCCGCTCGCCCGGCGAATTTGCCGAGGGGCACATCCCCGGTGCGCACAACGTGCCACTTTTGGACAACGACGAGCGGGCGCAGGTGGGAACCGTCTACAAGCATCAAGGGCCCAGCGCGGCAAAACGGTTGGGCCTCGCGCTCGTCGCGCCCAAATTGCCGGAGCTTATCGACCGCATCCGCACCCTCACCGGCGAAGGGACGCCCGTCATCTATTGCTGGCGCGGCGGCCTGCGCAGCAAATTCGTGACGATGATGGCCCAGTTCATGGACATTCCCGCCCTGCGCCTGATCGGGGGGTACAAAGCGTACCGCCGCCACGTCCTCGCCTTCCATGAGTCGCCAACCTGGAACGGCCGTTTCATCGTCCTCCACGGGAACACGGGGGTCGGCAAAACCGCTATCCTCCAACGCCTCGCCGCCGATGGCTATCCGGTGTTGGACTTGGAGGCCCTCGCTTCCCATCGGGGGTCGGTGTTTGGCCATATCGGCCTCGGGAGCCAACCGTCACAACCGCTCTTTGAAGCCTCTCTTTTTGAAACGGTCGATCGGCTGAGGGACAAGCCGTCCCTTTTCCTTGAGGCCGAAAGCCGACGGATCGGATCGTTGCTCGTGCCGAAATGGATCATGGAACGTAAGGAAACGGGCATCCACGTCTGGCTCACGGCCGAACTCGAAACGCGGGTGCAACGCATCGTGGCGGAATACACGCCCCTTGATCCGGAGACGGTTCGCGTGCAGTGGCGCGAAGCGCTCGCGTCGATTGAAAAGCGCCTCGAACGCACCGTCCGCGCCGCCATCCAGGACGCCCTTGACCGTTACGACTTCGCCACCGCGGCCCGCCTGCTCCTCGTGCACTGGTACGACCCGCGCTACCGCCACGCCCGCGAGCGGTATGTCGAGCAGTTTGAGGCCACCATCGACGCCGAGGACCTCGACGCGGCGGTGGACGCGCTGAAGCGGCTCTACGACCGCCTAGCCGCGACAGAACCGGTGGCGGCCGGAACCGGGGCCGCGGATCCACGCGCGTCCGAATGA
- a CDS encoding SDH family Clp fold serine proteinase — translation MDLLFLLLFLYALFPVLHQRQIQAARLRQLRKVETARGSRVITLIHRQESLSFLGIPFRNFITVEDSEQVLRAIRFTPDTMPIDLVLHTPGGLVLAAEQIARALLRHPAKVTVFIPHYAMSGGTMIALAADEIVMDENAVLGPVDPQLGQYPAASILRAVEAKPLHEVDDETLILSDIARKAVSQVESLVYELLRPKMADEKARALARALTEGRWTHDFPITCDMLRQMGLNVSTEMPRAIYELMELYPQPPQRRPTVQYVPVPYRRQPATRDER, via the coding sequence GTGGACCTCTTGTTTCTGCTTCTCTTCCTCTACGCCCTGTTCCCGGTCTTGCACCAGCGGCAAATTCAGGCTGCGCGATTGCGCCAGCTGCGCAAGGTGGAAACCGCGCGGGGATCGCGCGTCATCACGCTCATCCACCGCCAGGAGTCCCTGTCGTTTCTCGGCATTCCCTTCCGCAACTTCATCACCGTGGAAGACTCCGAACAGGTGCTGCGCGCCATCCGCTTCACGCCCGACACCATGCCCATCGACCTCGTGCTGCACACGCCGGGCGGCCTGGTCCTCGCCGCGGAGCAGATCGCCCGCGCCCTGCTGCGCCATCCGGCCAAGGTGACCGTTTTCATCCCCCACTACGCCATGTCCGGGGGCACAATGATCGCCCTCGCCGCCGACGAAATTGTCATGGACGAAAACGCCGTCCTCGGACCCGTCGACCCGCAGCTCGGCCAGTATCCGGCCGCGTCAATCCTGCGCGCCGTCGAAGCCAAGCCGCTCCATGAGGTGGATGACGAGACGTTGATCCTCTCCGACATTGCCCGCAAAGCCGTCTCCCAGGTGGAATCCCTGGTGTACGAGCTGCTCCGGCCCAAAATGGCGGACGAAAAGGCCCGCGCCCTGGCCCGGGCGCTGACCGAAGGACGATGGACGCACGACTTTCCGATCACGTGCGACATGCTGCGCCAGATGGGGCTCAACGTGTCAACGGAGATGCCGCGCGCCATCTACGAATTGATGGAGCTCTACCCGCAGCCGCCGCAGCGCCGGCCTACGGTGCAGTACGTCCCCGTTCCATACCGGCGCCAGCCGGCGACGCGCGACGAGCGGTAG
- the resA gene encoding thiol-disulfide oxidoreductase ResA: MNRMLRPLVLGVLALAVIVTFYRAFGEDPQVMEKGKAAPDFTLQTVDGKPLTLSDLRGQAVVLNFWATWCPPCRREMPALQAAYEAYREKGVVVVGVNFGESRATVRGFLSRYGITFPVVLDQDQQITSKMYEVKSFPTTVFIDARGTVRAVHIGELNRQLLDQYLAPLLPRT; encoded by the coding sequence ATGAATCGGATGCTTCGCCCCTTGGTGCTGGGCGTGCTCGCCCTGGCGGTCATCGTCACGTTTTACAGGGCCTTTGGCGAGGACCCTCAGGTGATGGAGAAAGGGAAGGCGGCGCCCGATTTTACCTTGCAGACGGTGGACGGCAAACCGCTTACCCTTTCCGATCTGCGCGGACAAGCCGTTGTGCTCAACTTTTGGGCCACGTGGTGCCCGCCCTGCCGGCGGGAGATGCCGGCCTTGCAAGCGGCGTACGAAGCGTATCGTGAGAAGGGTGTGGTGGTGGTCGGGGTGAACTTCGGCGAGAGCCGCGCCACGGTGCGCGGGTTTCTCAGCCGCTATGGCATCACGTTTCCCGTGGTTTTGGATCAGGACCAGCAAATTACGTCGAAAATGTATGAGGTAAAATCGTTCCCTACGACGGTGTTTATCGATGCGCGTGGAACGGTGCGGGCCGTCCACATCGGGGAGCTCAACCGTCAGCTGCTCGATCAGTATCTTGCTCCGCTGTTGCCGCGCACGTAA